The Planococcus donghaensis genome contains a region encoding:
- a CDS encoding dihydrofolate reductase family protein — protein MRKLILNLAISLDGFISDEHGGFGWIVGHGDTKNDTSDVFDFAEFMDSIDTIVMGSKAYEDVVLTNLDTYADKKILVATTRELEKRDNVEFIQGDVCKVVLALKEKEGKDIWLYGGGILADPFVKANLVDEYIIGIIPTILGRGRTLFKGDNPKIDLHLDRATVTDGISMLVYSRKSS, from the coding sequence ATGAGAAAGTTGATTTTGAATTTAGCCATTAGTTTAGATGGTTTTATTTCAGATGAGCACGGGGGATTTGGTTGGATTGTAGGGCACGGAGATACCAAAAACGACACGTCCGATGTATTTGATTTTGCCGAATTTATGGACAGTATCGATACCATCGTTATGGGCTCAAAAGCATACGAAGACGTAGTGTTAACCAACCTGGATACGTATGCCGACAAAAAGATTTTAGTTGCAACGACAAGAGAGCTCGAAAAAAGAGATAATGTCGAATTTATTCAAGGTGATGTTTGTAAAGTGGTCTTGGCATTAAAAGAAAAAGAAGGCAAAGACATTTGGTTATATGGTGGAGGAATTCTTGCCGATCCATTTGTGAAAGCGAACCTTGTAGATGAATACATTATCGGAATTATTCCAACCATTTTAGGAAGGGGACGCACGTTGTTTAAAGGGGACAATCCGAAAATTGATTTGCATCTTGATCGTGCGACTGTGACGGATGGAATCTCGATGTTAGTGTATAGCAGAAAATCAAGCTGA
- a CDS encoding phosphatase PAP2 family protein: MVIGGGEIYEECLRRIFHNFSPLNQTLENLWYSFPSEQSLMTFVIYGIVVFILVRTIEKVSVRTFFPFVIFILLMLISISRMYLELELPSDILAGYVFGGVWLGFTIFTFEFLLLLKNSKTTNSVFKRKANL, from the coding sequence GTGGTTATTGGAGGCGGTGAAATATACGAAGAATGTTTGAGAAGGATATTCCATAATTTCTCTCCTTTGAATCAAACACTAGAAAATCTATGGTATTCATTTCCGAGCGAGCAGTCTTTAATGACATTTGTGATTTATGGGATTGTCGTCTTTATCTTAGTTAGAACTATCGAAAAGGTTTCGGTTCGTACATTCTTCCCTTTTGTCATATTCATTCTTTTGATGTTAATTTCGATAAGTCGCATGTATTTAGAGCTAGAACTTCCTAGTGACATTTTAGCTGGCTATGTTTTTGGGGGTGTATGGCTTGGATTTACAATTTTCACTTTCGAATTTCTTCTTTTACTAAAAAACTCGAAGACTACAAATAGTGTTTTCAAAAGAAAAGCTAATTTGTAA
- a CDS encoding DedA family protein: protein MENIIAYLEQYGYIVLFGALLLELIAFPIPGEVLMTYSGFLVYQHDLNWAYSIIVGGAGTSIGMTISYSIGRKLGAPFFTKYGHHFHMGPTKISKISVWFNKHGNKLLIVAYFIPGIRHITGYFSGIIQIPFRLYALYAYSGAFLWVSLFITIGKILGPEWEQFHSSIKKYFFIAAVFVLVFLVGMYLYKKYKAQFHDYATRFLEISLYLMHSRKKVATLLISTAIVTFGLFLLMLGLIQDFLENEFQDFNDITNLVIQFIFTESWANFMLFFSLLGSRNTLIFSLLFIAFWILWKNKDRVP from the coding sequence ATGGAGAATATCATTGCTTACCTTGAACAGTATGGATATATCGTTTTGTTCGGAGCACTACTTCTTGAACTGATTGCTTTTCCTATACCTGGTGAAGTTCTTATGACTTACAGCGGGTTTCTTGTGTACCAACATGATTTAAACTGGGCTTATAGCATAATCGTAGGAGGTGCAGGTACTTCAATCGGCATGACCATTTCTTATTCTATCGGTCGCAAATTAGGAGCACCTTTTTTCACCAAATATGGACATCATTTTCATATGGGACCAACAAAAATCAGTAAGATATCCGTATGGTTTAATAAACACGGAAATAAGTTGTTAATCGTTGCGTATTTTATACCAGGTATTAGACATATTACAGGCTATTTTTCCGGAATTATTCAAATACCATTTCGACTATATGCCTTATATGCATATAGTGGCGCTTTTCTTTGGGTCAGTCTATTTATAACAATCGGCAAAATTCTAGGTCCCGAGTGGGAACAATTTCATAGTTCGATCAAAAAATATTTCTTCATAGCTGCTGTATTCGTACTTGTTTTTTTAGTCGGGATGTATCTATACAAAAAATACAAAGCGCAGTTCCATGATTATGCCACTCGTTTTTTGGAAATTTCTTTATACTTGATGCATTCGCGTAAAAAGGTCGCCACTTTATTAATAAGCACAGCAATAGTCACTTTTGGTTTGTTTCTTTTAATGCTTGGGTTAATACAGGATTTTTTAGAAAATGAATTTCAAGATTTCAACGACATTACGAATTTAGTAATCCAGTTTATTTTCACTGAATCTTGGGCAAACTTTATGTTGTTTTTTTCACTCCTCGGTTCTAGAAACACATTAATCTTCAGTCTATTATTTATAGCCTTTTGGATTTTATGGAAAAATAAAGATAGAGTGCCCTAA
- a CDS encoding APC family permease, which yields MADYKKNSISLTGAVGLGTGVMISAGIFALLGQVAQLAGAWFPLIFIAGGLVTAFSAYSYIRLSNEFPSAGGIGMFLVQAYGKGTITAAAALLMAISMVINQSLVARTFGTYTLQLFDVDQSSYLVPLLGVGLLTFAFLVNISGNSFIQSFTSVASLLKIAGLAVFGIGGLSVAGFSFAPAESGGNSVDPTIASYIAAVALTILAFKGFTTITNSGSEITKPKKNVGRAIMISISVSLLVYLLIAWSVSSNLPLDQIIKTKDYALAEAARPAFGDYGLWFTVAIAIIATISGIIASVFAVSRMLAMLTDMKLIPHKHFGMPGDIQMHTLVYTIVLAMFLTIFFDLSRIASMGAILYLVMDMIIHLGVFKHLRKKVGANSVIVLTALSLDAIILTAFIWVKINSDLFVVGVSFVFILLIFAGERFFLKRTA from the coding sequence ATGGCAGACTATAAAAAGAATAGTATTTCCTTAACGGGGGCTGTCGGATTAGGAACAGGCGTGATGATTAGCGCAGGGATTTTCGCCTTACTTGGCCAAGTCGCACAACTTGCAGGAGCTTGGTTTCCATTAATATTTATTGCTGGGGGACTTGTTACTGCGTTTAGTGCTTATTCTTATATTAGGCTAAGCAATGAGTTTCCATCAGCAGGTGGAATTGGCATGTTTTTAGTTCAAGCTTATGGTAAGGGGACGATCACAGCTGCAGCTGCCTTATTAATGGCCATTTCAATGGTTATTAACCAAAGTTTGGTTGCTAGAACATTTGGTACGTACACCTTACAACTTTTTGATGTGGATCAATCAAGTTATCTTGTTCCATTATTGGGGGTTGGGTTACTAACTTTCGCATTTCTAGTGAATATTTCTGGGAATAGTTTTATCCAGTCGTTTACATCCGTAGCGTCATTATTGAAAATTGCGGGATTAGCTGTGTTTGGAATAGGCGGATTAAGCGTCGCAGGATTTTCATTTGCACCCGCAGAGAGTGGTGGCAATTCGGTAGATCCTACCATTGCAAGCTATATTGCTGCGGTAGCATTAACAATTTTAGCTTTCAAAGGGTTTACTACGATTACCAATAGTGGTTCTGAAATAACCAAACCTAAGAAAAATGTAGGTAGAGCCATTATGATTTCGATTTCAGTTAGTTTACTTGTGTACTTATTAATCGCATGGTCAGTTTCTAGTAATTTGCCGTTGGACCAAATTATTAAAACAAAAGATTATGCACTTGCTGAAGCCGCTAGACCTGCATTTGGCGATTATGGACTTTGGTTTACTGTTGCTATAGCCATTATCGCAACAATTTCTGGAATTATCGCAAGTGTATTTGCTGTCTCTCGAATGTTAGCAATGTTAACAGATATGAAACTAATTCCTCATAAACATTTTGGTATGCCAGGGGATATTCAAATGCATACCTTGGTTTACACAATCGTGTTGGCGATGTTCCTAACCATCTTTTTCGACTTGAGTCGAATTGCTTCAATGGGGGCAATTTTATATTTGGTTATGGATATGATTATTCATTTGGGCGTGTTCAAGCATTTACGCAAAAAAGTGGGAGCCAATTCTGTGATCGTGCTAACAGCTTTATCATTAGATGCCATCATACTTACTGCCTTTATATGGGTGAAGATAAACTCTGATTTATTTGTAGTCGGTGTCTCATTTGTGTTTATCCTGCTAATTTTTGCAGGAGAGCGTTTCTTTTTAAAACGTACTGCTTAA
- a CDS encoding multicopper oxidase family protein, giving the protein MNKKFGLIGFLFFLAITLSACSGNSGGMNSNMMGGEDSEQSMGGMNQGGMGSMMNHGNVPSLASSEGSNELAIPPLLEKQQGQNYDYEVVAQQGTTEFFNGISTETYGYNGDLLGPTLTIEEGKKVDVKITNDLNETTTFHWHGLEVAGEIDGGPFDEIQPGESRIITLEADQPAATLWYHPHVHEMTAEQVYRGLSGMLLIDSSDKEDPAIPNEYGVNDIPLIFQDRLFDEDKQLNYNQLMNEDGTLGDVSIVNGTINPKLTVTEPIMRFRLLNGSNARNYTFSLSNGASFTQIASDGSLLDEPVEIQELTLAASERAEILIDFSKLTAEESLAIINDEDVELLPFDVKLDGATADSTEMWTTEEPFLSQEEKEMPVEKNIELFGMMDMVTINGKKFDADRIDLRQEQGVTEVWEVYNKKDMMGGMIHPFHIHGTQFKVISRDGKEVDPDEQGLKDSILVNPGEKVKILVTFPEKGVYVFHCHILEHEDNGMMGQIEIY; this is encoded by the coding sequence ATGAATAAAAAATTTGGATTGATCGGATTCTTGTTTTTTTTAGCAATAACTTTATCTGCTTGTTCCGGTAATAGTGGTGGCATGAATTCAAATATGATGGGCGGAGAAGATTCTGAACAAAGCATGGGAGGAATGAATCAGGGCGGTATGGGTTCAATGATGAATCATGGTAATGTCCCTTCACTTGCCTCTTCTGAAGGTTCAAATGAATTAGCTATACCTCCATTACTTGAAAAGCAGCAGGGTCAAAATTATGATTATGAAGTCGTTGCACAACAAGGAACTACCGAATTTTTCAATGGAATATCAACTGAAACTTACGGATACAATGGCGACTTACTAGGCCCTACTCTCACAATAGAAGAAGGCAAAAAAGTAGATGTTAAAATTACAAACGACTTAAACGAAACTACTACATTTCATTGGCACGGACTTGAAGTTGCCGGTGAGATAGATGGAGGACCCTTTGATGAAATTCAGCCTGGAGAAAGTCGGATCATAACGCTCGAAGCCGATCAGCCAGCCGCAACTTTGTGGTATCATCCCCATGTCCATGAAATGACGGCTGAGCAAGTATATAGAGGATTATCAGGTATGTTGCTTATCGATAGCTCTGATAAGGAAGACCCAGCTATACCTAACGAATATGGAGTTAACGATATTCCACTGATTTTCCAAGATCGCCTTTTTGATGAAGACAAACAGTTGAATTACAATCAACTTATGAATGAAGATGGCACATTAGGAGACGTTTCTATCGTTAATGGCACAATCAATCCTAAATTAACGGTTACGGAACCGATAATGCGTTTCCGTTTATTAAATGGCTCGAATGCACGAAACTACACATTTAGTTTAAGCAATGGCGCTAGCTTTACGCAAATTGCATCTGATGGCAGTTTGCTCGATGAACCTGTCGAGATTCAAGAATTGACATTGGCGGCATCAGAGCGCGCAGAGATTCTAATAGATTTTTCAAAACTAACAGCCGAAGAATCGCTTGCTATCATAAATGATGAAGACGTTGAATTGTTGCCATTTGATGTGAAACTTGACGGTGCTACCGCAGATTCTACTGAAATGTGGACAACTGAAGAGCCATTCCTATCTCAAGAAGAAAAAGAAATGCCTGTTGAAAAAAACATCGAATTGTTTGGCATGATGGACATGGTAACCATTAATGGCAAGAAATTCGATGCCGACCGCATTGATTTACGCCAAGAACAAGGCGTGACCGAGGTGTGGGAAGTTTACAATAAAAAAGATATGATGGGTGGTATGATTCACCCGTTCCACATTCACGGGACTCAATTTAAAGTTATATCTCGTGATGGTAAAGAAGTAGATCCAGACGAACAAGGTTTAAAAGACAGTATATTAGTTAATCCAGGAGAAAAAGTGAAAATACTCGTCACATTCCCAGAGAAAGGCGTATACGTATTTCATTGTCATATATTAGAACATGAAGACAATGGTATGATGGGACAAATTGAAATCTATTAA
- a CDS encoding F510_1955 family glycosylhydrolase, whose translation MIKQLRSMIIMSAVILTGCSDSAESKKEIPYSGELNHVHGIGYAGNNGGLYFAAHAGMKIYREGSWFAISDDFFDYMGFNAIDQGFYTSGHPSADSTMPNPLGIQKSLDGGKSLEPIAFEGETDFHAMAVGYVSHDIFLLNPEANSELAAGFYKRTSTDDQWDAVNAAGLEGELSALALHPSDSNFVAAATSTGVYVSGDGGEQFDRITNEVARGTAVFFNETELYYASYEDSARLTKYTITTKKEEQVNLPNPTQDAVAFISQNPANKDEIGLYTLQGEVFLTQDNGGTWLPLLQEGKVD comes from the coding sequence ATGATAAAGCAGTTAAGATCGATGATTATAATGAGTGCGGTGATTTTAACAGGATGTAGTGACAGCGCTGAGTCCAAAAAAGAAATTCCGTATAGTGGGGAACTCAATCATGTTCATGGAATAGGCTACGCTGGTAATAATGGTGGATTGTATTTTGCGGCTCATGCAGGGATGAAAATTTATCGTGAAGGAAGTTGGTTCGCCATTTCCGACGACTTTTTCGATTATATGGGATTTAACGCAATAGACCAAGGCTTTTATACATCAGGACATCCGAGTGCCGACTCAACTATGCCAAATCCACTTGGGATTCAAAAAAGTTTAGATGGCGGAAAATCTTTGGAACCTATTGCTTTTGAAGGAGAAACGGATTTTCATGCAATGGCTGTTGGATATGTTAGTCATGATATTTTCTTATTAAACCCAGAAGCCAATTCCGAATTAGCAGCTGGTTTTTATAAACGCACAAGTACGGATGATCAATGGGATGCTGTGAATGCAGCAGGATTAGAAGGAGAACTTTCAGCGCTTGCTCTACATCCTAGTGACTCTAATTTTGTTGCAGCAGCAACATCTACTGGAGTGTACGTCTCAGGAGATGGTGGAGAACAATTTGATCGAATTACAAATGAAGTAGCTCGTGGAACAGCCGTTTTCTTTAATGAAACCGAATTGTATTACGCAAGCTATGAAGATAGTGCAAGATTGACAAAATATACAATTACAACAAAAAAAGAAGAACAAGTCAATTTACCAAATCCTACGCAAGATGCGGTAGCTTTTATTTCTCAAAATCCTGCAAATAAAGACGAAATTGGGTTATACACTCTGCAAGGAGAAGTTTTTTTAACCCAAGATAATGGGGGTACGTGGTTGCCTTTACTTCAAGAAGGCAAAGTAGATTAA
- a CDS encoding copper-translocating P-type ATPase encodes MNAKNSHHNHEKQTPEHAHDKKNAHHSNHNHQGHGRHEDMVADFKKRFFISLILTLPILALSPMIQHFFRVDWRFDNDLYILFVLSTIVFFYGGWPFLTGGIRELKDKNPGMMTLIALAITIAYGYSTLVVFGWDGNQLFWELATLVVIMLLGHWIEMRSIMGASNALEELIQLMPSEAHKLDENNDVHDVPLADIQNNDRLLVKPGEKIPVDGLIIEGKSTIDEAMLTGESLPIEKEEGDQVIGGSVNNEGSLIVEVEKTGEASYLSQVVKLVKEAQESKSRTQDLTNRAAKWLFYLAIVAGLITFSVWILLGFTVDVAVERMVTVMVITCPHALGLAAPLVVAVSTSISAKKGLLIRNRAGFEDARHLNAVVFDKTGTLTKGEFGVTNIIPSGDYTKDEVLQFAAAIEQNSEHPIATGIVSSAKDQGLEQKRVTDFESITGKGIQGQVGGQKINVVSPKYVNDNNLSFDEQQFNELSEEGKTVVFVLVEDQLAGMIALADIVRETAKEAVSALKEQGIHSIMLTGDNQKVANWVAKQLGIDEVYAEVLPDDKANQIKEIKDKGWKVAMTGDGVNDAPALATAHLGIAIGAGTDVAMETADVILVQSNPNDVVELMELSKKTYRKMVQNLWWATGYNIFAIPLAAGVLAPWGIIVSPAVGAVLMSLSTIIVAINAKLLKE; translated from the coding sequence ATGAACGCTAAAAACTCACATCATAATCATGAAAAACAGACACCAGAACACGCACATGATAAAAAGAATGCACATCATTCAAATCACAATCACCAAGGTCACGGGAGACACGAGGATATGGTAGCTGATTTTAAAAAACGATTTTTTATATCCTTAATTTTAACTTTGCCAATTTTAGCTTTGTCTCCAATGATTCAACATTTTTTTAGAGTCGATTGGCGCTTTGATAATGACCTATATATTTTATTTGTTTTGTCAACCATTGTTTTCTTTTATGGTGGATGGCCATTTTTAACAGGAGGAATTCGTGAACTTAAAGATAAAAATCCAGGCATGATGACCTTGATCGCATTAGCAATTACCATTGCTTATGGCTATAGTACACTGGTTGTCTTTGGCTGGGATGGCAATCAATTGTTTTGGGAATTGGCTACATTAGTTGTCATCATGTTACTTGGTCATTGGATTGAAATGCGTTCGATTATGGGGGCTTCTAATGCTTTAGAGGAATTAATCCAGCTCATGCCAAGTGAAGCACATAAACTAGACGAAAATAACGATGTTCATGATGTGCCATTAGCGGACATCCAAAACAACGATCGATTGTTAGTTAAACCGGGCGAGAAAATTCCAGTAGATGGATTGATCATTGAAGGAAAATCAACAATTGATGAAGCTATGCTTACAGGGGAATCGCTTCCTATTGAAAAAGAAGAGGGAGACCAAGTTATTGGTGGCTCTGTAAATAATGAGGGTTCATTAATTGTTGAAGTAGAAAAAACAGGGGAAGCATCCTATTTATCGCAAGTGGTGAAGCTGGTAAAAGAAGCGCAAGAGTCTAAATCTAGAACACAAGATTTAACCAATCGCGCAGCCAAGTGGTTATTTTACTTAGCTATCGTAGCAGGACTTATAACCTTTTCTGTATGGATTCTCCTAGGCTTCACTGTAGATGTAGCAGTGGAACGAATGGTAACGGTTATGGTTATTACATGTCCTCATGCATTAGGTTTAGCAGCGCCCCTCGTAGTAGCCGTTTCAACATCAATATCGGCTAAAAAAGGGTTGTTAATTCGCAATCGTGCAGGATTTGAAGACGCACGCCACTTAAACGCAGTAGTTTTTGATAAAACAGGCACATTAACAAAAGGGGAATTCGGTGTTACCAATATTATACCGAGTGGCGATTATACAAAAGATGAAGTTCTGCAGTTTGCTGCTGCGATTGAACAAAATTCAGAGCATCCCATTGCGACGGGTATTGTGAGTTCTGCGAAAGATCAAGGACTTGAACAGAAAAGAGTAACAGACTTCGAATCGATTACCGGAAAAGGCATTCAAGGACAAGTAGGCGGTCAGAAAATAAATGTAGTAAGTCCAAAGTATGTAAATGATAATAATCTAAGCTTTGATGAACAGCAGTTTAATGAGTTATCAGAAGAAGGGAAAACAGTTGTATTTGTATTAGTCGAAGACCAACTCGCTGGTATGATTGCGCTCGCTGATATCGTACGAGAAACTGCTAAAGAAGCCGTATCGGCGCTGAAAGAACAAGGGATTCATTCAATTATGTTGACAGGGGACAATCAAAAAGTAGCGAATTGGGTAGCCAAACAACTTGGCATTGACGAAGTTTACGCAGAAGTGCTGCCAGATGATAAAGCCAACCAAATTAAAGAAATTAAAGATAAAGGTTGGAAAGTGGCGATGACTGGAGATGGTGTTAATGATGCACCAGCACTAGCAACAGCTCATTTAGGAATTGCAATTGGAGCGGGAACGGACGTTGCGATGGAAACAGCGGATGTTATTCTTGTTCAGAGCAACCCGAATGATGTAGTCGAATTAATGGAATTATCGAAAAAAACTTATCGAAAAATGGTTCAAAATTTATGGTGGGCAACGGGATACAATATATTTGCGATTCCATTAGCAGCCGGTGTTTTAGCGCCATGGGGAATTATTGTGAGTCCGGCAGTGGGAGCGGTATTAATGAGTTTGAGTACGATAATTGTGGCTATTAATGCGAAGCTATTAAAAGAATAA
- a CDS encoding murein hydrolase activator EnvC family protein, translating into MNMKSKWIVTNISIVLALSLYTTTSNATTLSELEKKQQETEQKKSELHSGIEEKTNAISTNQTKLFEIMEKITELTNKINEMEYYIVEVQEEINQRKIEIDELQNSIEAFENKIAERTELLKERVRAIQMSGGSIDYIDVLLSANSFVDFIDRFSAVNTLIEADREIMLQQVEDTKLLAKQKAIVETKLEEQKERQSALQELNNSIAAQKKEHAEYVVKLTAEQQRLAKAKSELENRFEEELELSEKLEKQISAEQARLAELARKAEEERKRKAAEEERLRQASSNQSSVNITQKIANSPFIRPAAGRYTSGFGGRDIGDGAETHLGYDIANATGTSVVAAADGYVSFAGVMGGYGNVVILTHSINGQTHATVYAHLNSINVSVSQFVSQGEQVGGMGNTGRSTGTHVHFEVHVGPWNGSRSNAVDPAQYIW; encoded by the coding sequence TTGAACATGAAATCAAAATGGATCGTGACCAATATTTCAATTGTATTGGCCCTCTCTCTATACACCACTACATCAAACGCAACCACATTAAGTGAGCTTGAAAAAAAGCAGCAAGAAACAGAACAAAAGAAAAGTGAATTGCATTCTGGTATAGAAGAAAAAACAAATGCCATCAGTACAAACCAAACAAAGTTATTTGAAATTATGGAGAAAATAACAGAATTAACGAATAAAATTAACGAAATGGAATATTATATCGTAGAAGTTCAAGAGGAAATTAATCAACGGAAAATTGAAATTGATGAGTTGCAAAATTCAATTGAAGCATTTGAAAACAAAATAGCAGAGCGCACAGAATTGTTAAAAGAACGTGTTCGTGCTATACAAATGAGTGGAGGATCAATCGATTATATCGATGTTCTGCTAAGTGCTAATAGTTTTGTTGATTTTATCGACCGGTTCTCGGCTGTAAACACATTAATAGAAGCAGACCGTGAAATCATGTTACAGCAAGTTGAAGACACTAAACTATTAGCTAAACAAAAAGCAATTGTGGAAACCAAACTTGAAGAACAAAAAGAGCGTCAATCCGCACTTCAAGAACTAAACAATTCAATAGCAGCTCAAAAGAAAGAACATGCTGAATATGTTGTGAAACTAACAGCAGAACAACAGCGATTAGCAAAAGCAAAATCCGAATTGGAAAATCGATTTGAAGAAGAATTGGAACTGAGCGAGAAACTAGAAAAGCAAATCAGTGCAGAACAAGCTCGCCTTGCTGAATTGGCAAGAAAAGCGGAAGAAGAACGTAAGCGAAAAGCCGCAGAAGAAGAGCGGTTACGACAAGCTTCAAGCAATCAATCATCTGTGAATATTACGCAAAAAATCGCAAACTCTCCTTTTATTAGACCTGCAGCGGGCAGATACACTTCTGGATTTGGTGGTCGGGACATAGGGGATGGAGCGGAAACACATTTAGGTTATGATATCGCGAATGCAACTGGGACATCAGTTGTCGCAGCCGCAGATGGATATGTATCTTTTGCAGGAGTCATGGGTGGATATGGCAACGTTGTGATTCTTACACACTCTATCAACGGTCAAACGCACGCGACAGTATACGCGCACTTAAATTCAATAAATGTATCTGTCAGTCAATTTGTATCACAAGGTGAGCAAGTTGGCGGCATGGGGAACACGGGGCGTTCGACTGGAACTCATGTACATTTCGAAGTGCACGTAGGTCCTTGGAATGGATCAAGATCAAACGCTGTAGATCCAGCTCAATATATATGGTAA
- the spoIIP gene encoding stage II sporulation protein P, with translation MANKNEITNTPNKSKKKKSKSTGFFYLLVIFIASLLLVALAFVYKGLKEDATSSSQTNDPSSSESADASKFSFYFNLLNPFGEKPDASEPKVEASLKTGQQASDEFLPPMKTFIDEKELSSSFNEALFDDISSRTNIDTGHSTLDKDVIYIYQSHSREAFLPYLKNVNEPEEAFHSKANVTLVGKMLGKALERRGIGSTVNSTDNIQELNSRGMNYGSSYLVAGEQVKAAIQDNPDLEVFIDIHRDSLRKDSTTVNVNGNDYARILFIVGTGHKEFKKNLAFAKELQLQLDTKYPNLSKGILEKDKSQGNGVYNQNLAANAIIVEIGGVDNTVDELYLSVEALADVLSDNYWHE, from the coding sequence GTGGCAAATAAAAACGAAATAACAAATACACCCAATAAAAGCAAAAAGAAAAAATCGAAATCAACAGGATTCTTCTATCTATTAGTCATCTTCATAGCCAGTTTATTACTTGTTGCTTTAGCATTTGTTTACAAAGGTTTAAAAGAAGATGCGACAAGTAGTTCTCAAACTAATGATCCAAGCTCGTCAGAATCGGCTGATGCAAGCAAGTTTTCATTTTACTTTAACCTACTCAATCCGTTTGGCGAAAAACCGGACGCTTCTGAGCCTAAGGTGGAGGCCAGTTTAAAAACCGGGCAGCAAGCAAGTGATGAATTTCTTCCGCCCATGAAAACTTTTATAGATGAAAAGGAATTATCTTCAAGCTTTAATGAAGCTTTGTTTGATGATATAAGTTCTAGAACAAATATCGACACGGGACATTCAACCTTAGACAAAGACGTCATCTATATATATCAGAGTCATAGTAGAGAAGCATTTTTACCATATTTAAAAAACGTAAATGAACCCGAAGAAGCTTTTCATTCAAAAGCAAATGTAACATTAGTGGGAAAAATGCTAGGAAAAGCACTAGAACGAAGAGGAATAGGATCAACAGTTAATTCTACAGACAATATTCAAGAACTAAATTCAAGAGGTATGAACTACGGAAGCTCTTATTTAGTGGCGGGGGAACAAGTAAAAGCAGCAATCCAAGACAATCCAGATTTAGAAGTTTTTATCGATATTCACCGAGATTCCTTGCGTAAAGATTCTACAACGGTCAACGTAAACGGAAATGATTATGCACGGATATTGTTTATAGTAGGAACAGGTCACAAAGAATTTAAAAAAAATTTAGCTTTTGCAAAAGAGTTGCAATTGCAACTTGATACAAAATATCCAAATTTATCAAAGGGAATATTAGAAAAAGATAAGAGCCAAGGTAACGGCGTATACAATCAGAACTTAGCTGCCAACGCAATTATTGTTGAAATAGGTGGTGTTGATAATACCGTAGATGAACTTTACTTGTCTGTCGAGGCATTGGCGGATGTATTGAGCGATAATTATTGGCATGAATAA